gataatttttagtagagacagtatttgtagtgtttttgtagagacagagttttgccatgttgcccaggctggtctcaaactcccggcctcaactgatctgcccacctcagcctcccaaaatgctgggattacaggcatgagccactgcacctggccttattttctgTTAATTGTTCTCtctgtcagtcttttcttttctttcttttttagatgggaAAATTGGTTTTGAATCTTTACAACAGAGAATGTCTGAAGAAGTTTCTTTCCAGTCTGAGAGAATTAATCTCTTCACAAGAGATGACCCATATTCCATTTTAGAAAAGTTGTGGAAAGATGATGAACACACAAGAAGAAGTGGAGAAAACCAGAACAAACCTTTAAGTCGTGTTGCCTTCATTCACAAGAAAACGCTAGCTAATGACAGGGTCTGTGACTATAAGGATACTGGGGAAATAgttcatgtaaacacacacctgGTTTCCTCAAGAAAAAGACTCCATAACTGTAACTCATTTGGAAAGAATTTGGAGCCTATAATAACCTTGTATAATGGAAATGCAACAGAAAATTCTGATGAGATTATTGGAGATGGTGATATTTTTACTCATCTGAATTCTCATACAGTAGTGACTGCTTGTGAATGTAATCAATGTAGGAAACCTCTCCATCATAAGCAAGCTCTCATTCAACATCAGAAAATTCATACTAGAGATAGCCTCTATTTGTTTTCTGACTGTGTAAATGTTTTATCCCAGAATTCACATGCCTTTGCACATGAGAGTGTTTGTACTGAAGAAAAGCAGCATAAATGCCTTGAATGTGAGGCAGTCTTCACTGAGAAGTCTCAACTTGATGGCCATCAGAGGGTTTATGCAGGAGAGAAACCTTGTGTATGCAGTGAATATGAGAAGGATTTTTCCCTCAAGTCAAATCATCAGAAAACTCCTAATGAGGGGAATTACTATAAATGCGGTGGCTATGGGAGAGCCTTTATCAAGAAGTCAGATCTGTTCAGATGCCAGAGAATTCATTCTGGAGAAAAACACTATGTGTACAGCGAATCTGAGAAAAACTTCTCTCAGAGTTCAAACcttaatatacataaaaaaattcatactggagGGAAACACTTTGAATGTactgaatgtggaaaagccttcacAAGGAAATCAACACTAAGTATGCATCAGAAAATCCATACAGGAGAAAAACCCTACGTATGTActgaatgtgggaaggcctttatCCGGAAGTCACATTTTATCACACATgaaagaattcatactggagaaaaaccctatGAATGCAGTGACTGTGGGAAatcctttattaaaaaatcacAACTCCATGTGCATCAGCGAATTCACACAGGAGAGAATCCCTTTATATGTTCAGAATGTGGGAAGGTTTTCACTCACAAGACAAATCTCATTATACAccagaaaattcatactggagaaagaCCCTATATATGTACTGAATGTGGTAAGGCCTTTACGGACAGGTCAAATCTCATTAAGCACCaaaaaattcatactggagagaaaccttataaaTGCAGTGACTGTGGAAAATCATTCACCTGGAAGTCACGGCTCAGGATACATCAGAAGTGTCATACTGGAGAGAGACATTATgaatgcagtgaatgtgggaaagcaTTCATTCAGAAATCAACACTAAGTATGCACCAGAGAATTCATAGAGGAGAAAAACCATATGTTTGCACTGAATGTGGTAAGGCCTTCTTCCACAAATCACATTTTATTACACATgaaagaattcatactggagagaaaccctatgaatgcagTATTTGTGGGAAATCCTTCACTAAGAAATCACAGCTCCATGTACATCAGCAAattcacacaggagagaaaccctatagaTGTGCTGAATGTGGAAAGGCTTTTACTGACAGATCAAATCTTTTTACACACCAGaaaattcacactggagaaaaaccttATAAATGCAGTgactgtgggaaagccttcacTCGGAAGTCGGGTCTCCATATACATCAGCAATCCCATACTGGAGAAAGGCAttatgagtgcagtgaatgtgggaaagcctttgcAAGAAAATCAACACTTATCAtgcatcagagaattcatacaggagagaaaccctatattTGTACTGAATGTGGGAAATCCTTCATCCAGAAGTCACACTTAAATAGACACaggagaattcatactggagagaaaccctataaatgcAGTGACTGTGGGAAGTCTTTCATTAAGAAGTCACAACTCCATGAGCATCATCGAattcacacaggagagaaaccatATATATGTGCTGAGTGTGGAAAGGCCTTCACCATCAGATCAAATCTTATGAAACACCAGAAAATTCATACTAAACAGAAACCCTGTAAGTGCAGTGACTTGGGGAAAATCTTAAACTGGAAGCCACAACTCAGTATgcctcagaaaactgacactggGAAAGTAGAGTGCCCAATGCCACAATTATTGTGTGGGGACTCAGGAGGTAACCAAGGCCAGCTTTCTTCTATCTAGTTAGAATTATGAACATCTGGATTATGTAGCTGATACCCAGTTACACATATGGGGAGATACTATTGAGAGTGTTTAAGCAATGTATAGTGGCCATATTTGGTTACTTAAGAAGTATTGGTGTTGTCAAGCTCCTGCAAATAATACCAAATATACAAGGAGATGACTTGCAGTCTTGTTTCACTTTTTGGGCAAACAGTTTTATAAATTCAGGGATGTTGAGTTTTTCATGTTCTGGGTACTATTCAGTATTGACACAATAAAATTCATGATAAGTAGAGTGATAATTTTACATTGTCTAAGCAGCCTAAGGACACAGATCAAGACAAAAGGAGGGCAATTCAGATCTATACTGAAAATAAATCAGCAATTTTCCTAAAAATTAACactaaagacagaaagaaaggactctactttttttctctttactttggGAAGTCActattatttattgttatatCTGTTGGTGTGTACCAGGGCAGCAGGTACCAAGGAGGTCTGAAATTGCTCCTGGCCTATTTATCAAAAGCCTACTTTCCCAATGATGTACACAACAGTCCTCTAACTACTTATCACCTTAAAACTGGCCCTAagctgccgggcatggtggctcacgcctgtaatcccagcactttgggaggccaagacgggtggatcacgaggtcaaaagatcgagaccatcctggtcaacatggtgaaaccccgtctctaataaaaatacaaaaaattagctgggcatggtggcgcgtgcctgtaatcccagctactcaggaggctgaggcaggagaattgcctgaacccaggaggcggaggttgcagtgagccgagatcgcgctattgcactccagcttgggtaataagagtgaaactccgtctcaaaaaaaaaaaaaagaactggcccTAAGATCATGGAACTTAGCTACAGGGACCCAGCTCTAGATCACAGCACTTTAGATCCTCAGCTTTGACCACAGAAACCTGCACTTCATGGATGTTGTTGTTACCAATTCCTGTTTGAAAAATAGGACAAATTAAGAAAATGGATGTCAAACcctaaatttttttccaattttgttagTACATTCTTTACATGTTCGTTACTTGCTAGATTATCATGAGTTTGTTTCATTAGAAGATAAAATGTAGTTGAACATTTGGAAGCCTTCTCCTTTTATCTCCTTGCAATCTCTAcaaactattttaattaattttgttttccagattcTCTGTATTTCAATAGACTTTTTTTGTCTTCTATAAGATACTGAAAGAAGTGTGttgtaattttacaaataattgtgAATTTGTCTACTTTAGAGCtactaatttttgctttatatattttgtctttgattttacaTACAATTTAGAATTGTTACAATTTTCCTAGTTAATTGACACGTTATCATTATTAGATGTTTCTTTTTATCGCTAGTAATTTTTTGCCTTAAATGTACAATGTCAGATACTAATATAATATGCGTACTGATTAAAAGCTAATGTAAATTAGTACTAACAACATTTCTGGACATTAATTATAAcattaattccatttatttagcCCTCATATGGTATTGATGTTGTATATTTGGATTCTGTATATGGTGAACATAGCCAATCATTATTTGAGTCAATATCCATTTAAATTAATCCACATATTTATCACCTTCATTACttttttattccttcctgtcctttaagttttcctttaattttttttttttttcttactgaagaACACgctttagtatttcttttactGTGAGTCTGCTGGTGACAAATTGTTGTTTGCTGGCaatgttttattttgccttcatttttgaaggatacttttattgaatatagaattctaagttgaaagttattttctattaGTATTTTGATGATATTTTCCTTTGGTCtgtcttttattgttttattgagaAGTAAGCTTTATACAATTACCTTTGtaagaaatctgcttttctttcttctttgaaatttatctatttgtctttttaacagTTGCACACTGATATGGCTAGGtgtaatttttctgtgtttatccTTCTTGGAGtttatactgatttttaaatttgtggctTAGTgatttttggggtgtgtgtgttgtgtgcttGCATATGTGTGCAAACACATGCATTTTGGGAAATTCCTAGCTATTATCTATTTATGCATCTGcctcattttctctgtttcttttaggGATAGCCTTAATATCTAGCTCTCCTGTTGGCCTGTTTCTAATGGTTCGTATTTTTCTCTGGTTTTGCTGATGTCCTATCTCCTTATATCGTGATTTTTTATATCACTTGCCagacaatatatattaaaattgtagAGGTAATAAGATGGTCTGGATTATACCTTCTTCCACAGAAGATTTACCATAGCTTCTAACAGGTGATTAGGCTAGGTAACTAGTAATTCCTGATTGCCTTTATCTAGTCATGTATTGAGGTTATTTGAAACTCGGCTTGAGTCTCTGGAAGActtctcttattttattatatgtataaaatgtgaaCATATAAACCTTATTTCTAGGATAATTTTAGGCcttaggactttgggaggtaTGTCAGGCCCCTCCTCTTTGGAAAGACTTGAATTCTATTATTTGTCCTTCAGTCACTTGAATTTGTCAAAAATTCTCTCTAGCCTCTCCTGCCCAGTATTTGCCTTCAGAATTAGCAAATACCTCTTAGTTATAAACAATCCCAAATTTCAGACATTATGTCTTGTCTCTATTTTATTCCTGCAGTTTCTCACTGCTGTGGTaactttcttcaaaaaattaaatgtgtttaatattttcatcCACCTTTTTTAGTTCTCAAAGGAAGTACTAGTCTATACCACCTATTCTGCCACCATAGCTGTTTCTATTGAAGAAGTATCAagaccaaaaatatattttctaaattaccaAAATTACTGACTTGTAAATGAAAATGCTTAGATTTGCAGCATTACTTTATTCTAGTCTTTTGTTGAAAAGTCTTAAGGCATTCGCTCATTTGTTAAAACCTTTACCAACTTTGATACATAATAGAAAATTACCTCTGGTggtttcaaattttcttttggtAGCTGccaaattttaacaaatgtaagGGATTGACTAAAAGCTTCTCCAATGTCTTTTTTAATACTATGATTTTTCCTTTgtataattaatagaaaaatcgGGTTAATGAAGACTGGTATAGAGTCCcaagttttgaaaaattatcttaGTAGGATTACTGAGCTAGTGATTCTCAACCTTTATTCTCAAgcacatatttagaaaatatattgttacactcccaagaaaaagaaaaaaactataaaagagcTACTTGATCTTTTGTCAACACAGGATTAATctctagaagaaagaaagactttcTTGCATCTCAAGGGGCACTTGTGAATTGATTGAGGAATAAATTATGGAAAACTATGAGTGAATTGGGAGAGCTAAATGTTAAGTAGAACTCAAAGGTTAGTATAGATCAGAGGAATGTGGAATATAGACTTTACTAGGGAAAACACTGTACATTAGCCAtatctcctcttttttcttcttcttcttttttttttgagatagagtcttgatctgtcacccaggctggagtgcactggtgcagtcttggctcactgcaagctccacctccctgggttcaagcaattctcatgcctcagcctcccaagtagctgggattacagtcatggaccaccatgcccagtgaatttttgtacatttagggAAGacgggattttactatgttggccaggctggtcttgaactcctggcttaagtgatccatctacctggtcctcccaaagtgctgggattacaggcgtgaaccaccataccaAGCCAACGTTTCTTTTTATGCCAGCACTCTATTATagttcatctgtatttacagcaaactattttaagacagttttacagtttaaatgttttaataaaaatgtattttgttctattttattaattttaatgtttttttaaaatttagtgacagggtctcactctgtcacccagggtggaatgcagtggtatggtcatagctcactgtagacttcaactcctaggctcaagcaaccctccttccttacccttccaagtagctcagaccacaagcatgtgccactacaagtggcttttttttttttttttttttttttttggagagatgaggccttgctttgttgcccaggctggtctcaaactcctggcttcaagcagtcctcccaccttggcctcccgaagtgctaatattacaaatgtgagccactgaacctagccaaaaatgcattttaaatcaattttttaaaaatgaatcatactgcaaattcagaaaatataagaaaacatataCTCAAGCATTTAAATTATGCATCAGATAATTCATAGGGGAGAGTAATTTTCTGTTTGTACTGAATGTGGGTAGGGTTTTCTTTAAAAGTCATACTTCATTATATATCAGAAAATTTATGCTGGAGAGAAACTTTATGAATATGATGACTAAGGAATCTTCCACTGAAAAGTTAATGACCTGAACATAGTAAATTCACACGAGAAAAAACAATAATTCAAATCCtattatacattaaaaacagTTCGGAGAACAAAGCCTATAAGAACAGTGACTGAAGACACTTCACCTGGAATTTATCAGAACGTTTCCACCAGAAGGAGACAGCAAAAGAGCAAATGTGAGAGTAGCTTCACACAGAAATCAGTTCTCAGTATTCTTCAGCATTTACACATGCGTAAAAGTGTATTTATTGAAAGTGAAAAAGTCTTTTTCACAGAACTCAGAACCAATTTTAAGTTACTCATACTACAGAGAAGCCCTGTGACTACTGcacattatatattgtatatggaAAAATCTTTGTCCATGAGTCACACCTTACTGTATACCAGACAAGTAATTGAGAAGAATACGTCTTCTAAGAATAcatcattttattaaatgccataaaattcaagtagaaaagaaaatctgtttgaTACATTGGAAAAAGTCTTCCTATAGAAGCAGAtttcataataaatataattaattttgttcACTGATTTAACTTCAAGCCCATGTCTCAAACCAGTGGAGAAAAACAGACCATCTAACACACTTGCCTgtccttttattaaaataaatatttacatacacacacacatgcatacatatataacttGGCGTAAGTGTGACTTTATTTATTGactttagagacaggatttcaatctgttgcccaggcaccCAGGTGGGAGTCCAGtagcacaatcctggctcactgcagcctcgaccccctgggctcaagtgatcctcctgcattagcctgttgagtagctgggactacgggcacacaccacaatacctactaatttttttagtttttgtagagatggagtcttgctacgtttcccaggttggtctcaaactcctggcctcaagcagttcttgtgcctcagcctccaaaagtgctgagattacaggcatgagttaccacccCTGGCCTCACtgtaacttttacattttatgtctTCTCGATTTTTGTACTTCCATTCAAAGCAACTCCAGCCACTCCAACAGTCTGTCAACAGATAATCAAAGCTAATCCactttacatttttctatatattcaCAATCACATACAGTCACAATAATATGTCATCTGTAACATATATTAGTGTTTGTGTTTTCATTGTCATACATAAGAGGGATTATGTACTCATTTGTGCACCTTTTACACTTAATGATTTTTAACTAGCTGAAGAGAGTCCATGGTGTGGACGTACTACAATTTTTTGACCATATTGCCACTGGTTATTCACATTTTTGTCATTAAGAGAAATGATCTTTTATAACTATCCTTGAGAAATTATTGGACAAGTACAATCATGCCCTTACCTATCGGAGATTACTTTTTTCTGTAGCATATGCTTCTAGGAGTGGGATTGATCAAATggtatgtgttattttaacagaTGTTGCCAGATTCTTTTGTCCTAAGActagctttttatattttcaatattagtGTACAAATGTATATCTTTCTCCCTACTAAAAGTAGCTGTTACTCTTCCCCGCCTCCCTGATTACTgagtctctattgcccaggctggagtgcagaggcaccatgttggctcactgcaacctccacgtcccgggttcaagcaattctcgtgcctcaacctcccgagtggctgggattacaggtttccatcaccacatccggctaatttttgtatttttagtaaagatggggattcaccatattggtcaggctggtctcaaactcctgacatcaaatgatctaccagcctcagcctcccgaagtgctgggattgcaggcatgagccacc
The sequence above is a segment of the Saimiri boliviensis isolate mSaiBol1 chromosome 2, mSaiBol1.pri, whole genome shotgun sequence genome. Coding sequences within it:
- the ZNF484 gene encoding zinc finger protein 484 isoform X5, which translates into the protein MLENYFNLISVGCQVPKPEVIFNLEQEEPRMLNGGISSQSCPDGKIGFESLQQRMSEEVSFQSERINLFTRDDPYSILEKLWKDDEHTRRSGENQNKPLSRVAFIHKKTLANDRVCDYKDTGEIVHVNTHLVSSRKRLHNCNSFGKNLEPIITLYNGNATENSDEIIGDGDIFTHLNSHTVVTACECNQCRKPLHHKQALIQHQKIHTRDSLYLFSDCVNVLSQNSHAFAHESVCTEEKQHKCLECEAVFTEKSQLDGHQRVYAGEKPCVCSEYEKDFSLKSNHQKTPNEGNYYKCGGYGRAFIKKSDLFRCQRIHSGEKHYVYSESEKNFSQSSNLNIHKKIHTGGKHFECTECGKAFTRKSTLSMHQKIHTGEKPYVCTECGKAFIRKSHFITHERIHTGEKPYECSDCGKSFIKKSQLHVHQRIHTGENPFICSECGKVFTHKTNLIIHQKIHTGERPYICTECGKAFTDRSNLIKHQKIHTGEKPYKCSDCGKSFTWKSRLRIHQKCHTGERHYECSECGKAFIQKSTLSMHQRIHRGEKPYVCTECGKAFFHKSHFITHERIHTGEKPYECSICGKSFTKKSQLHVHQQIHTGEKPYRCAECGKAFTDRSNLFTHQKIHTGEKPYKCSDCGKAFTRKSGLHIHQQSHTGERHYECSECGKAFARKSTLIMHQRIHTGEKPYICTECGKSFIQKSHLNRHRRIHTGEKPYKCSDCGKSFIKKSQLHEHHRIHTGEKPYICAECGKAFTIRSNLMKHQKIHTKQKPCKCSDLGKILNWKPQLSMPQKTDTGKVECPMPQLLCGDSGGNQGQLSSI
- the ZNF484 gene encoding zinc finger protein 484 isoform X1, whose product is MTKFLQASSGPVGNWGALLYYCQESVSFKDVTVDFSRDEWQQLNIAQKSLYRDVMLENYFNLISVGCQVPKPEVIFNLEQEEPRMLNGGISSQSCPDGKIGFESLQQRMSEEVSFQSERINLFTRDDPYSILEKLWKDDEHTRRSGENQNKPLSRVAFIHKKTLANDRVCDYKDTGEIVHVNTHLVSSRKRLHNCNSFGKNLEPIITLYNGNATENSDEIIGDGDIFTHLNSHTVVTACECNQCRKPLHHKQALIQHQKIHTRDSLYLFSDCVNVLSQNSHAFAHESVCTEEKQHKCLECEAVFTEKSQLDGHQRVYAGEKPCVCSEYEKDFSLKSNHQKTPNEGNYYKCGGYGRAFIKKSDLFRCQRIHSGEKHYVYSESEKNFSQSSNLNIHKKIHTGGKHFECTECGKAFTRKSTLSMHQKIHTGEKPYVCTECGKAFIRKSHFITHERIHTGEKPYECSDCGKSFIKKSQLHVHQRIHTGENPFICSECGKVFTHKTNLIIHQKIHTGERPYICTECGKAFTDRSNLIKHQKIHTGEKPYKCSDCGKSFTWKSRLRIHQKCHTGERHYECSECGKAFIQKSTLSMHQRIHRGEKPYVCTECGKAFFHKSHFITHERIHTGEKPYECSICGKSFTKKSQLHVHQQIHTGEKPYRCAECGKAFTDRSNLFTHQKIHTGEKPYKCSDCGKAFTRKSGLHIHQQSHTGERHYECSECGKAFARKSTLIMHQRIHTGEKPYICTECGKSFIQKSHLNRHRRIHTGEKPYKCSDCGKSFIKKSQLHEHHRIHTGEKPYICAECGKAFTIRSNLMKHQKIHTKQKPCKCSDLGKILNWKPQLSMPQKTDTGKVECPMPQLLCGDSGGNQGQLSSI
- the ZNF484 gene encoding zinc finger protein 484 isoform X3; this translates as MTKFLQASSGPVGNWGALLYYCQESVSFKDVTVDFSRDEWQQLNIAQKSLYRDVMLENYFNLISVGCQVPKPEVIFNLEQEEPHGKIGFESLQQRMSEEVSFQSERINLFTRDDPYSILEKLWKDDEHTRRSGENQNKPLSRVAFIHKKTLANDRVCDYKDTGEIVHVNTHLVSSRKRLHNCNSFGKNLEPIITLYNGNATENSDEIIGDGDIFTHLNSHTVVTACECNQCRKPLHHKQALIQHQKIHTRDSLYLFSDCVNVLSQNSHAFAHESVCTEEKQHKCLECEAVFTEKSQLDGHQRVYAGEKPCVCSEYEKDFSLKSNHQKTPNEGNYYKCGGYGRAFIKKSDLFRCQRIHSGEKHYVYSESEKNFSQSSNLNIHKKIHTGGKHFECTECGKAFTRKSTLSMHQKIHTGEKPYVCTECGKAFIRKSHFITHERIHTGEKPYECSDCGKSFIKKSQLHVHQRIHTGENPFICSECGKVFTHKTNLIIHQKIHTGERPYICTECGKAFTDRSNLIKHQKIHTGEKPYKCSDCGKSFTWKSRLRIHQKCHTGERHYECSECGKAFIQKSTLSMHQRIHRGEKPYVCTECGKAFFHKSHFITHERIHTGEKPYECSICGKSFTKKSQLHVHQQIHTGEKPYRCAECGKAFTDRSNLFTHQKIHTGEKPYKCSDCGKAFTRKSGLHIHQQSHTGERHYECSECGKAFARKSTLIMHQRIHTGEKPYICTECGKSFIQKSHLNRHRRIHTGEKPYKCSDCGKSFIKKSQLHEHHRIHTGEKPYICAECGKAFTIRSNLMKHQKIHTKQKPCKCSDLGKILNWKPQLSMPQKTDTGKVECPMPQLLCGDSGGNQGQLSSI
- the ZNF484 gene encoding zinc finger protein 484 isoform X4 encodes the protein MTKFLESVSFKDVTVDFSRDEWQQLNIAQKSLYRDVMLENYFNLISVGCQVPKPEVIFNLEQEEPRMLNGGISSQSCPDGKIGFESLQQRMSEEVSFQSERINLFTRDDPYSILEKLWKDDEHTRRSGENQNKPLSRVAFIHKKTLANDRVCDYKDTGEIVHVNTHLVSSRKRLHNCNSFGKNLEPIITLYNGNATENSDEIIGDGDIFTHLNSHTVVTACECNQCRKPLHHKQALIQHQKIHTRDSLYLFSDCVNVLSQNSHAFAHESVCTEEKQHKCLECEAVFTEKSQLDGHQRVYAGEKPCVCSEYEKDFSLKSNHQKTPNEGNYYKCGGYGRAFIKKSDLFRCQRIHSGEKHYVYSESEKNFSQSSNLNIHKKIHTGGKHFECTECGKAFTRKSTLSMHQKIHTGEKPYVCTECGKAFIRKSHFITHERIHTGEKPYECSDCGKSFIKKSQLHVHQRIHTGENPFICSECGKVFTHKTNLIIHQKIHTGERPYICTECGKAFTDRSNLIKHQKIHTGEKPYKCSDCGKSFTWKSRLRIHQKCHTGERHYECSECGKAFIQKSTLSMHQRIHRGEKPYVCTECGKAFFHKSHFITHERIHTGEKPYECSICGKSFTKKSQLHVHQQIHTGEKPYRCAECGKAFTDRSNLFTHQKIHTGEKPYKCSDCGKAFTRKSGLHIHQQSHTGERHYECSECGKAFARKSTLIMHQRIHTGEKPYICTECGKSFIQKSHLNRHRRIHTGEKPYKCSDCGKSFIKKSQLHEHHRIHTGEKPYICAECGKAFTIRSNLMKHQKIHTKQKPCKCSDLGKILNWKPQLSMPQKTDTGKVECPMPQLLCGDSGGNQGQLSSI
- the ZNF484 gene encoding zinc finger protein 484 isoform X2 is translated as MTKFLASSGPVGNWGALLYYCQESVSFKDVTVDFSRDEWQQLNIAQKSLYRDVMLENYFNLISVGCQVPKPEVIFNLEQEEPRMLNGGISSQSCPDGKIGFESLQQRMSEEVSFQSERINLFTRDDPYSILEKLWKDDEHTRRSGENQNKPLSRVAFIHKKTLANDRVCDYKDTGEIVHVNTHLVSSRKRLHNCNSFGKNLEPIITLYNGNATENSDEIIGDGDIFTHLNSHTVVTACECNQCRKPLHHKQALIQHQKIHTRDSLYLFSDCVNVLSQNSHAFAHESVCTEEKQHKCLECEAVFTEKSQLDGHQRVYAGEKPCVCSEYEKDFSLKSNHQKTPNEGNYYKCGGYGRAFIKKSDLFRCQRIHSGEKHYVYSESEKNFSQSSNLNIHKKIHTGGKHFECTECGKAFTRKSTLSMHQKIHTGEKPYVCTECGKAFIRKSHFITHERIHTGEKPYECSDCGKSFIKKSQLHVHQRIHTGENPFICSECGKVFTHKTNLIIHQKIHTGERPYICTECGKAFTDRSNLIKHQKIHTGEKPYKCSDCGKSFTWKSRLRIHQKCHTGERHYECSECGKAFIQKSTLSMHQRIHRGEKPYVCTECGKAFFHKSHFITHERIHTGEKPYECSICGKSFTKKSQLHVHQQIHTGEKPYRCAECGKAFTDRSNLFTHQKIHTGEKPYKCSDCGKAFTRKSGLHIHQQSHTGERHYECSECGKAFARKSTLIMHQRIHTGEKPYICTECGKSFIQKSHLNRHRRIHTGEKPYKCSDCGKSFIKKSQLHEHHRIHTGEKPYICAECGKAFTIRSNLMKHQKIHTKQKPCKCSDLGKILNWKPQLSMPQKTDTGKVECPMPQLLCGDSGGNQGQLSSI